Proteins encoded within one genomic window of Nonomuraea gerenzanensis:
- a CDS encoding nSTAND1 domain-containing NTPase, which translates to MPEPAAPDEPQPDRIRTRRGFADELTLLRERAGLTVRQVAARVGVQGAHSTIGDWFAGRGLPSTTSRELLIKVLHVCGEDDPARIEAWLAGWRRARQRRGSPRSGPSPYRGLAAYQADSAGWFFGRSKPTKLLIAMVERLGEGGGGLLLLVGPSGSGKSSLIGAGLIATLELGTVHTPGARPMETLKGLEGPLIVLDQFEELFTLCEDEAERRAFVTGVHALADDNVVVLGLRSDFYTQALNHPELVAATENQLTLGPMDEDGLRAAIAEPAGKAGLTLEPGLTDLILRDLTLRDGAPAAGALPLLSHALYATWRHGHGPAITIADYEAAGGIAGAIALSADTACAELTEPQRALARRLLLQLVHVADDTADARRRVARQHLPEGAEEILDRFIAQRLLTADRETVEISHEALLTAWPLLVSWLKEDRAALLAGRKLAADAAAWDREGRDPASLYQGNRLAAAQDWRTVTTHPPGPLTAEFLDASAELARRQARAARAGARRLRRLVAGLGVLLVLACLSGVAALNEAAIASEQRDIALSRQVAHQASAVRAADPALAARLAQAAYALAPTTEARGGLLSAFGVPFNLRLSGHTDYVHDVEYAPGGKILASASKDGTVRLWDVGLPHRPRPLAVLTGHIGEVGALAFTPDGRRLASGGDDGTVRVWDVATARGLLTMPAAGGAVYALKFTSDGRVLASGGAAGEIVLRDVATGRTVNRLRGRQGTVQDLAVHGHLVAGAGDEGMVHLWDLTGKLPAPAPAPAPAPAPDADPASNPDPASNPASAGSRPLSARADLRPSATLTGHTGRVTSVAFSPDGKRLVTAGDDSTPRVWDLTRPNHPRLRFTLPGHRWIVYGATFSPDGTTIATAGDDNTARLWDASDGRPLQTLTPRPGAPIDTGAMSDVAFSPDGHTLATASYDHLLRLWDLPGPALTGGGRTRPVWAAPDGRTVITGNGDRALRWDVSDPHRPLSRTQVRTEGLVKLSPDGSLMVTAGPGGTIRLWSLTGPAPTLLATMSAGATPPDSAEFSADRRVLAVTATRDFVIRIWDLTDPARPRETRPLTGHTGFVNSLAFAPSGRLLASFGYDRTARLWDLTDVARPATTAVLRGHANAVYHGAFSPDGRTLATTSQDTTVRLWDVTHPASPSSSAVLHGHGTYVDSVAFSGDGRLLATGGGEPAVHLWDVTDPRAPTRWATLTGGEGPVIGLLFAGPLLVSGAADHPARVWGVDPVLAHRAVCARAYPALAAGQWASYFPGVAEQQPCRQ; encoded by the coding sequence GTGCCCGAGCCCGCCGCACCCGATGAGCCGCAGCCGGACCGGATCAGGACCCGCCGCGGCTTCGCCGACGAGCTGACCCTGCTGCGCGAGCGCGCCGGGCTGACCGTCCGCCAGGTGGCGGCGAGGGTCGGTGTGCAGGGCGCGCACAGCACGATCGGCGACTGGTTCGCCGGGCGCGGGCTGCCGTCCACGACCTCCCGCGAGCTGCTGATCAAGGTGCTGCACGTGTGCGGGGAGGACGACCCCGCCCGGATCGAGGCGTGGCTCGCCGGCTGGCGGCGGGCCCGGCAGCGGCGTGGCTCGCCCCGGTCGGGGCCGTCGCCCTACCGCGGCCTGGCCGCCTACCAGGCCGACAGCGCCGGCTGGTTCTTCGGCCGGTCCAAGCCGACCAAGCTGCTGATCGCCATGGTGGAGCGGCTGGGCGAGGGCGGCGGCGGCCTCCTGCTGCTGGTCGGCCCCTCGGGGTCGGGGAAGTCCTCCCTGATCGGCGCCGGCCTGATCGCCACCCTGGAGCTGGGAACGGTCCACACCCCGGGAGCCAGGCCGATGGAGACGCTCAAGGGGCTGGAGGGGCCGCTGATCGTGCTCGACCAGTTCGAGGAGCTGTTCACCCTGTGCGAGGACGAGGCGGAGCGGCGCGCGTTCGTCACCGGTGTCCACGCCCTGGCGGACGACAACGTCGTCGTGCTCGGCCTGCGCTCGGACTTCTACACCCAGGCCCTGAACCACCCGGAGCTGGTGGCCGCCACCGAGAACCAGCTCACGCTCGGCCCGATGGACGAGGACGGACTGCGGGCGGCCATCGCGGAGCCGGCCGGCAAGGCCGGTCTCACCCTCGAACCCGGGCTGACCGACCTGATCCTGCGCGACCTCACGCTGCGCGACGGCGCCCCGGCCGCGGGCGCGCTGCCGCTGCTGTCCCACGCGCTGTACGCCACCTGGCGGCACGGCCACGGCCCTGCGATCACCATCGCCGACTACGAGGCGGCCGGCGGCATCGCCGGCGCGATCGCGCTCAGCGCGGACACCGCCTGCGCCGAGCTGACCGAGCCGCAACGCGCGCTGGCCCGGCGGCTGCTGCTGCAACTGGTGCACGTCGCCGACGACACCGCCGACGCCCGCCGCCGCGTGGCCAGGCAGCACCTGCCGGAGGGGGCCGAGGAGATCCTGGACCGCTTCATCGCCCAGCGCCTGCTCACCGCCGACCGCGAGACCGTCGAGATCAGCCACGAGGCGCTGCTCACCGCCTGGCCGCTGCTCGTCTCGTGGCTGAAGGAGGACCGGGCCGCGCTCCTGGCGGGCCGCAAACTGGCCGCGGACGCCGCCGCCTGGGACCGCGAGGGCCGCGACCCCGCCTCCCTCTACCAGGGCAACCGCCTGGCCGCGGCCCAGGACTGGAGGACGGTCACCACGCATCCGCCCGGCCCGCTCACCGCCGAGTTCCTCGACGCGTCGGCCGAACTGGCGCGGCGGCAGGCCCGGGCCGCCCGCGCCGGAGCGCGGCGCCTGCGGCGGCTGGTCGCCGGGCTGGGGGTGCTGCTGGTGCTGGCCTGCCTCAGCGGCGTCGCCGCGCTGAACGAGGCCGCGATCGCGAGCGAGCAGCGCGACATCGCCCTGTCCCGCCAGGTGGCCCACCAGGCATCCGCCGTCCGTGCCGCCGATCCGGCGCTGGCCGCCCGGCTCGCCCAGGCCGCGTACGCGCTGGCGCCCACCACGGAGGCGCGCGGCGGGCTGCTCAGCGCCTTCGGCGTGCCGTTCAACCTCAGGCTCAGCGGCCACACCGACTACGTGCACGACGTCGAGTACGCGCCCGGCGGAAAGATCCTGGCCAGTGCGAGCAAGGACGGGACCGTGCGGCTGTGGGACGTCGGCCTGCCGCACCGGCCGCGTCCGCTCGCCGTGCTGACGGGGCACATCGGCGAGGTCGGCGCGCTCGCCTTCACTCCCGACGGGCGCAGGCTCGCCAGCGGGGGCGATGACGGGACCGTCCGCGTATGGGACGTGGCCACCGCCCGGGGTCTGCTGACCATGCCGGCTGCGGGTGGCGCGGTCTACGCCCTGAAGTTCACCTCGGACGGGCGTGTTCTGGCCTCTGGTGGTGCCGCAGGCGAGATCGTCCTGAGGGACGTGGCCACGGGGCGGACGGTGAACAGGTTGCGCGGGCGGCAGGGCACGGTGCAGGACCTGGCTGTGCACGGTCACCTGGTGGCCGGCGCCGGCGACGAAGGCATGGTGCACCTGTGGGACCTGACCGGGAAACTCCCCGCCCCCGCCCCAGCCCCAGCCCCAGCCCCTGCCCCCGACGCCGACCCCGCCTCCAATCCCGACCCCGCCTCCAACCCGGCGTCGGCGGGGTCGCGTCCGCTTTCGGCGCGTGCCGACCTCCGCCCGAGCGCGACCCTGACCGGCCACACCGGCCGCGTCACGTCGGTCGCCTTCAGCCCCGACGGGAAACGCCTGGTCACGGCGGGCGACGACAGCACACCGCGGGTGTGGGACCTCACCCGCCCGAACCACCCCCGCCTCCGCTTCACACTCCCCGGCCACCGCTGGATCGTCTACGGCGCCACCTTCTCCCCGGACGGAACCACCATCGCCACCGCGGGCGACGACAACACCGCCCGCCTCTGGGACGCCTCCGACGGCCGTCCCCTCCAGACGCTCACCCCGCGCCCCGGCGCACCGATAGACACCGGAGCGATGTCCGACGTCGCCTTCAGCCCGGACGGCCACACCCTCGCGACCGCCTCCTACGACCACCTGCTCCGCCTGTGGGACCTGCCGGGCCCCGCCCTCACCGGCGGCGGGCGCACCCGGCCGGTCTGGGCCGCCCCCGACGGCCGTACGGTGATCACAGGCAACGGCGACCGCGCACTGCGCTGGGACGTCAGCGACCCGCACCGCCCGCTGAGCCGGACCCAGGTCCGCACCGAAGGGCTGGTCAAGCTGTCGCCGGACGGATCGCTCATGGTCACGGCCGGCCCCGGCGGAACGATCCGGCTGTGGAGCCTCACCGGCCCGGCCCCGACCCTGCTGGCGACCATGAGCGCCGGGGCGACCCCACCGGACAGCGCCGAGTTCAGCGCCGACCGCCGGGTGCTCGCCGTCACCGCCACCCGCGACTTCGTGATCCGCATCTGGGACCTCACCGACCCCGCCCGCCCGCGCGAGACCCGGCCGCTCACCGGTCACACCGGCTTCGTGAACTCCCTCGCCTTCGCCCCGTCCGGCCGCCTGCTCGCCTCCTTCGGCTACGACAGGACCGCCCGCCTGTGGGACCTCACCGACGTGGCCCGCCCCGCCACCACAGCGGTGCTGCGTGGCCACGCCAACGCCGTCTACCACGGCGCGTTCAGCCCCGACGGGCGGACGCTCGCCACCACCAGCCAGGACACCACCGTCCGGCTGTGGGACGTCACCCACCCCGCCAGCCCGTCGTCGTCGGCGGTCCTGCACGGCCACGGCACCTACGTGGACTCGGTGGCCTTCAGCGGCGACGGCCGCCTCCTCGCGACCGGCGGCGGCGAGCCCGCCGTGCACCTGTGGGACGTCACCGACCCCCGCGCCCCCACCCGCTGGGCGACTCTGACGGGCGGCGAGGGGCCCGTGATCGGCCTGCTGTTCGCCGGCCCCCTGCTGGTCAGCGGCGCAGCCGACCACCCGGCCCGGGTGTGGGGCGTCGATCCCGTACTGGCGCATCGGGCCGTCTGCGCCAGGGCCTACCCGGCCCTCGCGGCCGGGCAGTGGGCGAGTTACTTCCCCGGCGTCGCCGAGCAGCAGCCGTGCCGTCAGTGA
- a CDS encoding zinc metalloprotease, whose protein sequence is MRSSLGRGLAALLLTLACVLVGIPPLPALAAEICTLRFVIETGDDGIAENSLEIFRLGEKVLLFDEHPPGFPPRPFHQGGTGDRGNAELTWTGRLANCATTADLDEGLSIEHVTITDDLSADNWMLNKLTVVNPATGDVLAERGTPPGKDYLHYFHKNSDQLLTVPLDVESRPDPPADPARKLCRLEISVTTGEHGIRDDSVEIFMLGGHAILFEDRPADLPPRPFLLDRTGDLPHFPHRWRTRVPGCVTAAELAQGLSIEHLNFAPDVGTDNWHLVSLRIVDLDTGTELLDLTAPPDPGFLHYFQKNSGQVYRTPDRDVDGDRLSDRIELNGIRLPDGTMDTWLPDNGANPCRDTIAVEVDWLFDTDENVRDRPDPAAIAEAVAMFDRAPRIAESRCPYGTGTGRGVQLLVHLDGEIPVPHAQRVRPLLASPEGQRSHFHTFRAANFSPSRSGLFHYSLWGYRSDDTNKGGSCCSGLDFVVTLGALRERPVRLQSATFVHELGHSLGLDHGGYNGVNYKPNYLSVMNYTYATVGIPDHAAWQARMRELGDATDGRILSKTLDEVSTLDYSARTLPRLVRGELDESAGLGTDRHVMAAWWDNGGTLRVGDGSQPLDWDADGQLDDEAVAVDVNGEFQQCVEGFDPDRTPPNDDTLQTDAEDDDLDRYGRIYAGLNGRCQSSPEPDDRAVVEKDFDYPQRFGYTLGLSGSNDWARIRFGGGPGAGGGTPAFGETPELSVDELTAHRARLVDALVVAGSPRPAARPRWAYAYLDRATTAEAPIGQSVPLTPSWQWSTGRLDPDTADRRATVVHTGTGTYQVRLPGVASAAGIAHVTPYRTVYRGRTCGVTGYAPEGPDQVVEVRCFNEAGAPADWWFTVFFAAPGPGTAPYATVRYDGAGGTGSVDPVFNPGTVNSGGGVNRVTRAGTGLYRVTLEGPAFASGTGYVQVTPYGTGAPARCVPAGSTPGTDRVEIIVACHRIGGAVAAEPVDSPWLLSYVDGAGLHRDGGTPAAYVSVTGDPAAPVVDRARSFSGDGEMPALARLGTGQYRLTWDTLGKRGDSVQVTATGTGGGYCHLGNIDSYSAPPRVSVIVWCHNAAGTLGDGPFAVAYLRAP, encoded by the coding sequence GTGCGATCCTCCCTCGGGCGTGGCCTGGCCGCCCTGCTGCTGACACTCGCCTGCGTACTCGTCGGGATCCCGCCCTTACCGGCCCTGGCGGCCGAGATCTGCACGCTGCGGTTCGTCATCGAGACCGGTGACGACGGCATCGCCGAGAACTCCCTGGAGATCTTCCGGCTGGGCGAGAAGGTGCTCCTGTTCGACGAGCACCCGCCGGGCTTCCCGCCCCGGCCCTTCCACCAGGGCGGCACCGGCGACCGGGGGAACGCCGAGCTCACCTGGACGGGGCGGCTGGCGAACTGCGCCACCACCGCCGACCTGGACGAGGGCCTGTCCATCGAGCACGTCACGATCACCGACGACCTCAGCGCCGACAACTGGATGCTGAACAAGCTGACCGTCGTGAACCCGGCCACCGGCGACGTGCTCGCCGAGCGCGGCACCCCTCCGGGCAAGGACTACCTGCACTACTTCCACAAGAACAGCGACCAGCTCCTCACGGTCCCCCTCGACGTCGAGAGCCGGCCGGACCCGCCGGCCGATCCGGCCAGGAAGCTCTGCCGGCTGGAGATCTCCGTCACCACCGGCGAGCACGGCATCAGGGACGACTCCGTGGAGATCTTCATGCTGGGCGGGCACGCGATCCTGTTCGAGGACCGCCCGGCCGACCTCCCGCCCCGGCCCTTCCTCCTGGACCGCACCGGGGATCTCCCGCACTTCCCGCACCGGTGGCGGACGCGGGTGCCCGGCTGCGTCACCGCCGCCGAGCTGGCGCAGGGCCTCAGCATCGAGCACCTCAACTTCGCGCCCGACGTCGGCACCGACAACTGGCACCTGGTGTCCCTGCGCATCGTGGACCTCGACACCGGCACCGAGCTGCTCGACCTGACCGCTCCGCCCGACCCGGGGTTCCTGCACTACTTCCAGAAGAACAGCGGCCAGGTCTACCGTACGCCGGACCGGGACGTCGACGGCGACCGCCTCAGCGACCGCATCGAGCTGAACGGCATCCGCCTACCCGACGGCACCATGGACACCTGGCTGCCGGACAACGGGGCCAACCCCTGCCGCGACACCATCGCCGTCGAGGTCGACTGGCTGTTCGACACGGACGAGAACGTCAGGGACAGGCCCGACCCGGCCGCGATCGCCGAGGCGGTCGCCATGTTCGACCGGGCGCCCCGCATCGCGGAGTCCCGCTGCCCGTACGGGACCGGGACAGGGCGGGGCGTCCAGTTGCTCGTCCACCTCGACGGGGAGATCCCGGTCCCCCACGCGCAACGCGTACGGCCGCTCCTCGCCTCGCCCGAGGGGCAGCGGAGTCATTTCCACACCTTCCGGGCCGCGAACTTCTCCCCCTCCCGCTCCGGCCTCTTCCACTACAGCCTGTGGGGCTACCGCAGCGACGACACCAACAAGGGCGGGTCCTGCTGCTCCGGGCTGGACTTCGTGGTCACCCTCGGCGCCCTGCGGGAGCGGCCGGTGCGGTTGCAGAGCGCGACCTTCGTCCACGAGCTCGGGCACTCGCTGGGCCTCGACCACGGCGGCTACAACGGGGTGAACTACAAGCCGAACTACCTGTCGGTCATGAACTACACCTACGCGACGGTGGGCATCCCGGACCACGCCGCCTGGCAGGCGCGGATGCGGGAGCTCGGCGACGCCACCGACGGCAGGATCCTGTCGAAGACCCTCGACGAGGTCAGCACGCTGGACTACTCCGCGCGCACGCTGCCCCGGCTCGTGCGTGGCGAGCTCGACGAGAGCGCGGGGCTCGGCACCGACCGTCACGTCATGGCGGCGTGGTGGGACAACGGGGGCACCCTGCGCGTGGGCGACGGCTCGCAGCCCCTCGACTGGGACGCCGACGGGCAGCTGGACGACGAGGCGGTGGCGGTCGACGTCAACGGCGAGTTCCAGCAGTGCGTCGAGGGCTTCGACCCGGACCGCACCCCGCCGAACGACGACACCTTGCAGACCGATGCCGAGGATGACGACCTCGACCGGTACGGACGGATCTACGCCGGGCTCAACGGACGCTGCCAGTCCTCGCCGGAGCCGGACGACCGGGCCGTGGTCGAGAAGGACTTCGACTACCCCCAGCGGTTCGGCTACACGCTCGGGCTGTCCGGCTCCAACGACTGGGCGCGCATCAGGTTCGGCGGCGGCCCGGGCGCGGGCGGCGGCACCCCGGCCTTCGGCGAGACCCCCGAGCTGAGCGTCGACGAGCTGACCGCCCACCGGGCCCGCCTGGTGGACGCCCTGGTCGTGGCCGGCAGCCCGCGCCCGGCGGCGCGGCCCCGCTGGGCGTACGCGTACCTGGACCGGGCCACCACCGCCGAGGCGCCGATCGGCCAGAGCGTCCCGCTCACCCCGTCCTGGCAGTGGAGCACCGGCCGGCTCGACCCGGACACCGCCGACCGGCGCGCCACCGTGGTGCACACCGGGACAGGCACCTATCAGGTACGCCTGCCGGGGGTCGCGTCGGCGGCCGGGATCGCGCACGTGACCCCGTACAGGACCGTCTACCGCGGCCGTACCTGCGGGGTGACCGGCTACGCCCCCGAGGGCCCGGACCAGGTGGTGGAGGTGCGCTGCTTCAACGAGGCCGGCGCGCCGGCGGACTGGTGGTTCACGGTCTTCTTCGCCGCGCCGGGGCCCGGCACCGCCCCCTACGCCACGGTCAGGTACGACGGCGCAGGAGGCACGGGCTCGGTGGACCCGGTGTTCAATCCGGGCACGGTGAACTCCGGCGGGGGCGTCAACCGTGTCACGCGTGCGGGCACCGGGCTCTACCGGGTGACGCTGGAGGGGCCGGCGTTCGCTTCCGGCACGGGATACGTGCAGGTCACGCCGTACGGAACGGGGGCGCCTGCGCGCTGCGTCCCGGCCGGGAGCACGCCGGGCACGGACCGGGTGGAGATCATCGTGGCCTGCCACAGGATCGGCGGCGCGGTCGCGGCCGAGCCGGTGGACTCGCCCTGGTTGTTGTCGTACGTGGACGGCGCGGGCCTGCACCGGGACGGCGGCACCCCGGCCGCGTACGTCAGCGTGACGGGCGATCCGGCCGCTCCGGTCGTGGACCGGGCCCGGTCGTTCAGCGGCGACGGGGAGATGCCCGCGCTCGCCCGGCTCGGCACCGGCCAGTACCGGCTGACCTGGGACACGCTGGGCAAGCGGGGGGACAGCGTGCAGGTGACGGCGACCGGCACCGGCGGCGGGTACTGCCACCTGGGCAACATCGACTCCTACTCCGCGCCGCCCCGGGTGTCGGTGATCGTCTGGTGTCACAACGCGGCGGGCACTCTCGGCGACGGCCCGTTCGCCGTGGCCTACCTCCGGGCGCCCTGA
- a CDS encoding DUF1707 SHOCT-like domain-containing protein, giving the protein MTAGLPEPARRDEWRVSHDEREAVVERLNTAAADGRIDLDELDVRLGLALNAKTYADLAPLTADLPPEFPVSQEPLVLKGGMHGVTRSGRWDVPGRITVYGGMGAVKLDFTQTECRLPEIQIEAQGQMGGVTIVIPDGWAADTSRMEAGLGGFTDKTTRERLPRTPLVRLTGSGGTGGVVIRHASSWERRKQRRLQGR; this is encoded by the coding sequence ATGACTGCTGGGCTCCCTGAACCTGCTCGCCGTGATGAGTGGCGCGTCTCGCACGACGAGCGCGAAGCCGTGGTGGAACGCCTGAACACCGCGGCGGCCGATGGCCGGATCGACCTCGACGAGCTGGACGTGCGGCTGGGCCTGGCACTGAACGCCAAGACGTACGCCGACCTGGCGCCCCTGACGGCGGATCTGCCACCGGAGTTCCCGGTGAGCCAGGAGCCTCTGGTCCTCAAGGGCGGCATGCACGGCGTGACCCGTTCCGGGCGCTGGGACGTGCCCGGGCGCATCACCGTGTACGGCGGCATGGGTGCCGTCAAGCTCGACTTCACCCAGACCGAGTGCCGGCTGCCCGAGATCCAGATCGAGGCGCAGGGCCAGATGGGCGGCGTCACGATCGTCATCCCCGACGGCTGGGCCGCGGACACGTCCCGCATGGAGGCAGGTCTCGGAGGCTTCACGGACAAGACCACGCGAGAGCGGCTCCCCAGGACGCCGCTGGTCCGCCTCACCGGCAGCGGTGGCACGGGAGGAGTGGTCATCCGGCACGCCAGCAGCTGGGAACGCCGCAAGCAGCGGCGCCTGCAGGGGCGGTGA
- a CDS encoding beta-galactosidase, whose amino-acid sequence MRRLGIPSQIPPPMEGHLRLGDLPHQPDAITVNSRHLSRGGRPWFPIMGEFHYGRYPAAEWREELLKVRAGGVTAVATYVFWNLHEERRGTFDWSGDRDLRRFVTTCAELGLDVVVRIGPWGHGESRNGGFPDWVLEADCVPRTDDPRYVELVRPLFEQIGAQLAGLTRKQGGPVVAVQVENELYDQPGHLVTLKQLAQAAGIDAPLWTATGWGHAQLPPDEVIPLFGGYPEAAWDTAHDGWPQQSRAHYFFGPGRDDDSIGSDLRTTEVTGSDESHLARYPFATCELGGGMYTSYHRRPVIEAPDIAALGLVKLGSGSVWQGYYMYHGASQKIGALSTLQESHATGYPNDCPVINYDFQAPLGEYGQFRESFRHLRLQHLWLAADGPDLATMTLVMPPDAPGDTADRETLRWCVRSDGRSGFLFVNNHQPVETLPAHEGVRFAIELDGRELVVPREPVTVPSGAYFVWPLARPVGGSLLLSATAQPMGVLDGDEPVHVLCQTAGIPVELVFDAATVAGVEGPATVERDGDRLVVTELVPGPGCLVRIRDASGARAAVLVLDADSALAAAGGRLWGAHRLVLSERPVVIEESRLVVYGQGHSDVRIFPAPASAARTDGVFGLLPVAAAAGQAPEVKVEEVKVEEVRQAGPARRPVIDPASGRASAPTDADFEQAAVYRVTVPPEAFAGEEEVLLRLDWVGDVGRVHLGGRLVADQFWHGPAWEIGLRRFREEVLEHGIEVRLLPLSQDAPVFVSPGVRPAAYPGGSVLELRSVALVPVPRTVLVEDGR is encoded by the coding sequence GTGCGACGACTCGGCATCCCGAGCCAGATCCCCCCGCCCATGGAAGGCCATCTGCGCCTGGGCGACCTCCCCCACCAGCCCGACGCGATCACCGTGAACTCCCGCCACCTGAGCCGGGGCGGCAGACCGTGGTTCCCGATCATGGGCGAGTTCCACTACGGCCGCTACCCGGCGGCCGAGTGGCGGGAGGAGCTGCTGAAGGTGCGGGCGGGCGGGGTGACGGCCGTCGCCACATACGTCTTCTGGAACCTGCACGAGGAGCGGCGCGGCACCTTCGACTGGAGCGGTGACCGTGACCTGCGCCGGTTCGTCACCACCTGTGCCGAGCTGGGGCTCGACGTGGTGGTGCGGATCGGGCCGTGGGGGCACGGGGAGTCGCGCAACGGCGGCTTCCCCGACTGGGTGCTGGAAGCCGACTGCGTGCCACGCACCGACGATCCCCGCTACGTCGAGCTGGTCCGGCCGCTGTTCGAGCAGATCGGCGCGCAGCTCGCCGGCCTGACCCGCAAGCAGGGCGGCCCGGTGGTGGCGGTGCAGGTGGAGAACGAGCTGTACGACCAGCCCGGCCACCTCGTCACGCTGAAGCAGCTCGCCCAGGCGGCGGGCATCGACGCGCCGCTGTGGACGGCGACCGGCTGGGGCCACGCGCAGCTGCCGCCGGACGAGGTGATCCCGCTGTTCGGCGGCTACCCGGAGGCCGCCTGGGACACCGCCCACGACGGCTGGCCGCAGCAGAGCCGGGCGCACTACTTCTTCGGCCCCGGCCGCGACGACGACTCCATCGGCTCGGACCTGCGCACCACCGAGGTGACCGGCTCGGACGAGAGCCACCTGGCCCGCTACCCGTTCGCCACCTGCGAGCTGGGCGGCGGCATGTACACCTCCTACCACCGCCGGCCGGTCATCGAGGCGCCCGACATCGCCGCGCTGGGGCTGGTGAAGCTGGGCAGCGGGTCGGTGTGGCAGGGCTACTACATGTACCACGGGGCGTCCCAGAAGATCGGCGCGCTGTCCACGCTGCAGGAGTCGCACGCCACCGGCTACCCCAACGACTGCCCGGTGATCAATTACGACTTCCAGGCGCCGCTCGGCGAGTACGGCCAGTTCCGCGAGTCCTTCCGGCACCTGCGGCTGCAGCACCTGTGGCTGGCCGCCGACGGGCCGGACCTGGCCACCATGACGCTGGTGATGCCGCCGGACGCCCCCGGCGACACCGCCGACCGGGAGACGCTGCGCTGGTGCGTACGCTCCGACGGCCGTTCGGGCTTCCTGTTCGTCAACAACCACCAGCCGGTCGAGACCCTGCCCGCGCACGAGGGGGTGCGGTTCGCGATCGAGCTGGACGGCCGCGAGCTCGTCGTCCCGCGTGAGCCGGTGACGGTGCCGTCCGGCGCGTACTTCGTCTGGCCGCTGGCCCGCCCGGTCGGCGGCAGCCTGCTGCTCAGCGCCACCGCGCAGCCCATGGGGGTGCTGGACGGCGACGAGCCGGTGCACGTCCTCTGCCAGACCGCCGGGATCCCGGTGGAGCTGGTCTTCGACGCCGCCACCGTCGCCGGTGTCGAAGGGCCGGCGACGGTGGAACGCGACGGCGACCGCCTCGTGGTCACCGAGCTGGTGCCGGGCCCCGGCTGCCTGGTGCGGATCCGCGACGCGTCCGGCGCCCGCGCGGCCGTCCTGGTCCTGGACGCGGACAGCGCGCTGGCGGCGGCCGGCGGACGGCTCTGGGGTGCTCATCGGCTGGTGTTGAGCGAGCGGCCGGTGGTGATCGAGGAAAGCCGGCTGGTGGTCTACGGCCAGGGCCACTCCGACGTGCGGATCTTCCCCGCTCCCGCCTCCGCGGCGCGCACCGACGGTGTGTTCGGCCTGCTGCCGGTGGCCGCCGCTGCCGGTCAGGCGCCCGAAGTCAAGGTGGAGGAGGTCAAGGTGGAGGAGGTCAGGCAGGCGGGCCCGGCACGGCGGCCGGTGATCGATCCCGCGTCCGGGCGGGCCTCCGCGCCCACCGACGCCGACTTCGAGCAGGCCGCCGTGTACCGCGTCACCGTCCCGCCGGAGGCCTTCGCGGGCGAGGAGGAGGTGCTGCTGCGGCTCGACTGGGTCGGCGACGTGGGCCGCGTCCACCTCGGGGGCCGCCTGGTGGCCGACCAGTTCTGGCACGGCCCTGCCTGGGAGATCGGGCTGCGCCGCTTCCGCGAGGAGGTCCTGGAGCACGGGATCGAGGTGCGGCTGCTGCCGCTGAGCCAGGACGCCCCCGTGTTCGTCTCCCCCGGCGTGCGGCCCGCCGCCTATCCCGGCGGCTCCGTCCTGGAGCTGCGCTCGGTCGCCCTCGTCCCGGTGCCCCGCACCGTGCTCGTGGAGGACGGGCGATGA
- a CDS encoding bifunctional 4-hydroxy-2-oxoglutarate aldolase/2-dehydro-3-deoxy-phosphogluconate aldolase: MTALDEALAALPVIAIVRAAESRHLEAVLETLAGAGVRAMEITMTTPGAAEAIRWATGLQGVAVGAGTVLDAASARRAVDAGAGYLITPAVLPEVIAEGRRLGVPVLPGAFTPTEIMQAWSQGAAMVKVFPAGAAGGPGYIKDVRAPLPHIPLVPTGGIRIEDVPGYLRAGARAVGMGSPLLGEACADGDTAALAARAGRLVEVAGRQGFDG; encoded by the coding sequence ATGACGGCCCTGGACGAGGCGCTGGCCGCGCTGCCCGTCATCGCCATCGTCAGAGCAGCCGAGTCCCGCCACCTGGAGGCGGTGCTGGAGACGCTCGCCGGCGCCGGCGTCCGGGCGATGGAGATCACCATGACGACTCCCGGCGCGGCCGAGGCCATCCGGTGGGCGACCGGGCTCCAGGGGGTGGCGGTCGGGGCGGGCACCGTGCTCGACGCGGCCTCGGCGCGCCGGGCCGTGGACGCCGGCGCCGGATACCTGATCACCCCGGCCGTGCTGCCGGAGGTGATCGCGGAAGGCCGGCGGCTGGGCGTCCCCGTCCTGCCGGGCGCGTTCACGCCGACGGAGATCATGCAGGCGTGGTCGCAGGGGGCCGCCATGGTCAAGGTCTTCCCCGCCGGCGCGGCGGGTGGCCCCGGCTACATCAAGGACGTGCGGGCCCCGCTCCCGCACATCCCGCTGGTGCCGACCGGAGGGATCCGGATCGAGGACGTGCCCGGCTACCTGCGGGCCGGGGCGCGGGCCGTGGGCATGGGCTCGCCGCTGCTGGGCGAGGCGTGCGCGGACGGTGACACGGCGGCGCTGGCGGCCCGCGCCGGGCGGCTGGTCGAGGTGGCCGGACGGCAGGGCTTCGATGGGTGA